From Halobacteriovorax sp. GB3, a single genomic window includes:
- a CDS encoding catalase: protein MKVKNIAALALSGLLISTVNAKTLTRETGAPVGDNQNSKTAGEHGGVLLEDAHLIEKLARFDRMRIPERVVHPRGVGAHGVFRSYGNFEDLTKASLFSRKNKKTDVFVRFSSVIHSKGSPETLRDPRGFATKFYTDEGNWDLVGNNLPVFFIRDAMKFPDMVNSLKPDPVTNRQDANRIFDFMAHHPESIHMWTHLFSNKGTPRTLRGMDGNGVHAYKFVNDKGVVKYVKFRWKSKQADKGYTAKEASEMQGKDFSHLTNDLYSSIKKGQFPSWELVGLVFDQKDFSKVDFNPLDATKDWKCEMAVIKCTNLGIMTLNRVPKNFFQYSEQAAFSPAVFVPGIEPSEDRLLQGRLFSYSDTQRYRLGVNYQYLPVNRAKVEINTFAQDGSLATYEADKEHINYQPNSFDGSLNRDRGSMHEDTRQRYSNHKLSGETQQKMISKTLNFRQAGETYRAYSDFDKEHLVKNFSGNLNQVKNKKVVQQMVAYAYAADVDYGTRLAKATNTELSVVKKIAKKVNDDPKK from the coding sequence ATGAAGGTTAAAAATATAGCTGCTTTGGCTTTGTCGGGATTATTAATCTCAACAGTAAATGCAAAAACGTTAACAAGAGAGACAGGGGCTCCGGTAGGTGATAACCAAAACTCAAAAACAGCAGGCGAGCATGGTGGAGTTTTACTAGAAGATGCTCATTTAATTGAAAAACTAGCACGCTTCGACAGAATGCGAATTCCTGAAAGGGTTGTGCACCCAAGAGGTGTTGGAGCTCATGGTGTCTTTAGATCTTATGGGAATTTTGAAGATCTAACTAAGGCCTCACTCTTTAGTAGGAAAAATAAAAAAACAGACGTATTTGTACGATTTTCTTCTGTTATTCATTCAAAGGGCTCTCCTGAGACATTGCGTGACCCAAGAGGGTTTGCAACGAAGTTTTATACAGATGAAGGAAATTGGGACCTCGTAGGAAATAACTTACCAGTATTCTTTATTCGTGATGCTATGAAGTTTCCAGATATGGTTAATTCACTAAAGCCAGATCCTGTGACAAATAGACAAGATGCAAATCGAATTTTTGATTTCATGGCCCACCATCCTGAAAGTATCCATATGTGGACACATTTATTTTCAAACAAAGGTACTCCTAGAACATTGAGGGGAATGGATGGAAATGGTGTCCATGCTTATAAATTTGTTAATGACAAAGGCGTTGTGAAGTATGTGAAGTTTAGATGGAAGTCAAAACAAGCTGACAAAGGTTATACTGCTAAAGAAGCAAGTGAAATGCAGGGAAAAGACTTTTCACATCTTACAAATGATCTTTATAGTTCAATTAAAAAAGGACAATTTCCATCTTGGGAGTTGGTAGGACTTGTTTTTGATCAAAAAGATTTTAGTAAGGTTGACTTCAATCCACTTGATGCAACAAAAGATTGGAAATGTGAAATGGCGGTAATCAAGTGTACGAATCTTGGTATTATGACATTGAATAGAGTTCCAAAGAACTTTTTTCAATACTCTGAACAAGCGGCATTTTCTCCAGCAGTCTTTGTTCCTGGAATAGAACCTTCTGAAGATAGACTTTTACAGGGACGACTATTTTCTTACTCAGATACACAAAGATATCGCTTAGGAGTGAATTATCAGTACCTACCAGTAAACCGTGCAAAAGTTGAAATTAACACATTCGCTCAAGATGGGTCTTTAGCAACTTATGAAGCTGATAAAGAGCACATTAACTATCAGCCAAATAGTTTTGATGGAAGCTTGAATCGTGATAGAGGCTCAATGCATGAAGATACTCGTCAGAGATACAGTAATCATAAGCTCTCTGGAGAGACTCAGCAGAAGATGATTTCTAAAACATTGAACTTCAGACAAGCTGGTGAAACTTACCGCGCTTATAGTGACTTTGATAAAGAGCATCTAGTTAAAAACTTTTCTGGAAATCTAAATCAAGTAAAGAATAAAAAGGTTGTTCAGCAAATGGTTGCTTATGCCTATGCTGCAGACGTTGACTATGGAACGCGATTAGCGAAAGCAACAAATACAGAGTTAAGTGTTGTTAAGAAAATTGCAAAGAAAGTAAATGACGATCCAAAAAAATAA
- a CDS encoding ankyrin repeat domain-containing protein: MKKIVMVTTLFISLISITNANETLAEKVNRAAKENNVALMKEYIRLGGNLDIQDKKGYTPLIFASYYGHEELVSLLLKNNANPCKKDSRGNTALMGAIFKGNVKVAYKLMKSSCTISQKNNAKQTALMYASLFGRKEIAKELMAKGSSANEIDANGDSAISVAKKQMNGEMVQVLESK, from the coding sequence GTGAAAAAAATAGTAATGGTCACGACACTTTTTATATCGCTTATTTCTATAACAAATGCCAATGAGACACTTGCAGAAAAAGTGAATCGAGCAGCTAAAGAGAATAATGTTGCCTTAATGAAAGAGTATATTCGTTTAGGTGGAAATTTAGATATTCAAGATAAGAAGGGTTACACACCTTTAATTTTTGCATCCTATTATGGGCATGAAGAATTAGTTTCTTTACTTTTAAAAAATAATGCAAATCCATGCAAGAAAGATAGTCGCGGAAATACGGCACTTATGGGAGCAATCTTTAAGGGCAATGTTAAAGTTGCCTATAAATTAATGAAATCATCTTGCACAATTTCACAAAAAAATAATGCTAAACAAACCGCCCTCATGTATGCCTCGCTCTTTGGGAGAAAAGAAATAGCTAAAGAGCTCATGGCAAAGGGCTCGTCGGCCAATGAAATAGATGCAAACGGAGATTCGGCCATTAGCGTTGCAAAAAAACAAATGAATGGTGAAATGGTTCAAGTTTTAGAAAGTAAATAG
- a CDS encoding ZIP family metal transporter, protein MTSASITIFGILFAGIATGLGALPLYFKKEFSKKTLDVGLGFSAGVMLVASFISLIIPGIENARSLYQSQHAPLFVLVGIILGYLMIIMIHEFLPHEHLFKKTDMKHDRKISRVTLIVLAISLHNFPEGLAVGVGFGSGDVSQGLGLALAIALQNMPEGLVVGIGLLSEGSTKNRAFMMALLSGLVEPIAAAIGYSATYFSQMALPFTLGFAGGTMLFVICQEMLPEIFRQGHERDATFGVILGVVTMFIIDFYL, encoded by the coding sequence ATGACATCGGCATCGATTACTATCTTTGGAATTCTTTTTGCGGGGATTGCAACAGGGCTTGGAGCTTTACCTCTCTACTTTAAAAAAGAATTTTCAAAGAAAACACTCGATGTTGGTCTCGGCTTTAGTGCTGGTGTCATGCTCGTCGCTTCTTTTATTTCTTTGATCATCCCTGGTATTGAGAACGCTCGTTCTCTCTATCAGTCCCAGCATGCTCCTTTATTTGTTTTGGTTGGAATTATTCTTGGTTATCTCATGATTATTATGATTCATGAGTTTCTACCTCATGAACATCTTTTCAAAAAAACAGATATGAAGCACGATCGAAAAATAAGTCGTGTTACTTTAATCGTCCTCGCCATCTCTCTTCATAATTTTCCAGAGGGGCTTGCCGTTGGAGTGGGCTTTGGTAGTGGCGATGTTTCTCAGGGATTAGGTTTAGCACTTGCGATTGCCCTTCAAAATATGCCAGAAGGACTTGTTGTCGGTATAGGCTTATTAAGTGAGGGATCCACTAAGAACAGGGCCTTTATGATGGCCTTGTTATCAGGTCTTGTCGAACCTATTGCTGCGGCCATTGGCTACAGTGCAACTTACTTTTCGCAAATGGCGCTTCCTTTCACTCTTGGTTTTGCAGGTGGAACAATGCTCTTTGTAATATGCCAAGAAATGCTTCCAGAAATTTTCAGACAAGGACATGAAAGAGACGCTACTTTTGGTGTAATCTTGGGTGTTGTTACAATGTTTATTATTGATTTTTATCTATAG